A region from the Geobacillus vulcani PSS1 genome encodes:
- a CDS encoding Uma2 family endonuclease produces the protein MSQPDEQRRYTLGEFFSLAGDERMELYEGTIVLMSPAPYEHEGVVANLIAEFRMALKGSPCLVFGSNLQVVFLFEDEQKGKRNVTVLPDLAIICDRTKLRQGRCYGAPDLVVEVLSPSTARNDRLFKRHYYEKAGVREYWLVDYQHQTMEKYVWQSGTFQLEDVYDVANGMAASTVFPEVRFSVKEIFAFLSS, from the coding sequence ATGAGCCAACCGGATGAGCAACGCCGGTACACGCTGGGCGAGTTTTTTTCTTTAGCTGGAGACGAGCGGATGGAGCTGTACGAAGGAACGATTGTGTTAATGTCCCCAGCTCCTTATGAGCATGAAGGCGTGGTCGCCAATTTGATTGCCGAGTTTCGCATGGCGTTAAAAGGAAGTCCTTGCCTTGTATTCGGCAGCAATCTCCAAGTCGTTTTTTTGTTTGAAGACGAACAAAAAGGAAAGCGAAACGTGACCGTGTTGCCGGATCTAGCCATTATTTGCGACCGAACGAAACTGCGCCAAGGGCGGTGTTATGGCGCCCCTGACCTTGTGGTGGAAGTGTTGTCGCCAAGTACGGCCCGCAACGACCGCCTGTTTAAGCGTCATTATTATGAGAAAGCGGGAGTCCGTGAGTACTGGCTTGTCGATTACCAGCACCAGACGATGGAAAAATACGTTTGGCAATCGGGGACGTTTCAGCTAGAAGACGTGTACGATGTCGCCAACGGGATGGCTGCATCGACC